The Ptychodera flava strain L36383 chromosome 3, AS_Pfla_20210202, whole genome shotgun sequence region CGATGCACCTTTCATGTTCAGTGTTCGAAACCTCTTTCTCTGTATGTGTATTGCGACCTAGTGGACGACCAGTTGGTGGAGATACCTTTGCACCCCTGTTGAGAATAAAAATGTGGAAGGGATCCATGGACAGATGATCAACCGCACCTTCCACACGCCATACTTTCTTCCCCTGAGAAACCGTGAATTTGATACGGTAGAAGTCTACATAAGAGACGACATGGGTCAGAAAGTGCCATTTCAAGGTGGGAAAGTGATCGTGACACTAGCCTTCAGAAAACGACGCCCTACACTATTGTAGCCTGAACCATGCCGTATAGACGTAAAATCTATGATTTCAAAACAATCCGGCCACATACAAGAAGTTTTATTTGGATCAGGTGGAAATGGAGCATCGTTCCAGGAAGCAGCCGTGCAGAGAGGATATGGCTTGGGCAGGTATTTTGGGAGGCCTCTTCCGTGCAGCCACACCACTGCTCAAACAAGGTGCCAAAGTCTTAGGGAGACAGATGTTGAAAACGGGACTCAACATTGCAGGGGATGCACTCAGTGGACGTAACATCAAGCACTCGGCAAAACGACGGTTGATGGAAGCCGGGAAACAGTTGATGGCAGGCAGGGGTTCCAGATACTCAGTTCCCCAAGGCGGCGGTAGTATAAAACGTAAAACTCCGAAACGAAGAGTCATTTCCTCCAAAGCCAAGCGAAAGAGAAGATCTCCTGACATTTTTGACTAACATGGCATTTCTTCACGAACACTCCTGCGAGTGCACCAAGAGTGAACTTGACTTGTTCACAGTTCCTCCAACGCAGACCAGTGTGGAAGAGGGACAATGGGAAGAAGTGCATCCCCTGACCCACATTGTGGAATCGGGACCCATCGAATTTGTGATTTCGGGTTCAGGGGAAGACTACATCGATCTGTCCTCGACACTCCTTCTGATCAAGGCCAAGATTACAAAAGTTGATGGTACTAACCTCGGTGCAGATGCAGCAGTGGGTCCCGTCAACTTGTGGCTCCATTCACTGTTCAGCCAGGTGGATGTACACCTCAATGGCAAAATGATATCCAACCCTTCCCCTACTTACCCCTACCGAGCCTTGTTGGAGACCTTGTTGAATTATGGTAAGGAGGCCAAAGACACCCATATCGGTTCAGCCCTCTTCTTCAAGGACTATCACTTGAAAATGGATGAAGTGGACCCCACTAAAGAAGGTGGAGAAGTGAACAAGGGACTGAAAAACCGATATGCCTTCACGTCGGGCAGTCAAGTTGTCGATATGGTAGGACCCATCCATTCAGATCTCTTCTTTCAGCCCAAGTATCTAATGAATGGTGTCGAATTACGTCTCAAACTCAATAGAAGCAAGAATGCCTTCTCCCTTGTGAGCTCTGCAGAAAATCCAGGCTTCAAAGCTGTAGTCACCGAAGCCACACTACTGATCAGGAAAATAAAACTCAGTCCATCGGTACAGCTGGGTCATGCAGAAGCTTTAAAGCAGGGACCGTCCAAGTATCCCATACatcgttgtgtgatgaaggttcTGTCTATTCCTGGAGGCACCATGTCCTTCAACAAAGACCACATCTTTCTGGGACAGCTACCTAAACGTGTGGTCTTGGGTCTGGTGGACAACGATGCCTTCAACGGTTCATACAAGAAAAATCCTTTCAACTTCAAACATTACGACATGACGTCGCTGGTCCTTAATGTCAGTGGAAAGCAAGTTCCGAGCAAACCCCTGAAACTGGACTTCACCAAAGCAGGTGGTCAATCATTCATCATGGCCTACTATTCCCTGTTTACTGGGACTAATAAAATAGGCAGGGATGAAGGAATCAACATCAATCGCTATGAATACGACAATGGATACACACTGTTTGCATTTGATCTCACACCAGACTTGTCTGCCGACGGAGGACATTTGAACCTGGTCAAAGAAGGCAACCTGGGCATCGAACTGCAGTTCAGACAAGCCCTGCCAAATACTGTGAATTTACTCGTGTATGGCGAACTGGATAACATCATTGAAATCGACAGAGACCGCAACATCCTCTTTGATTACTGAAGTTGATTCATCGACTCCAGTGAAAGATGGACACGTTAAAGTTGAAAGAGATCTTGAGTACAGATCGATACACTGCATCATCTTTTGGCGGGGTGGAACCATCAGACCGATTGCCTAAGACCAGACTAAAGTCCTATCCTGCTGCCTTTGTGGCCAATGTGGACCCAAGTACCAAACCAGGGAAACACTGGGTGGCTTTCTACTTTGCCGATAGCAACCGTGGTGAATATTTCGATTCATACGGACGTCCACCCAACAGGACACCTTTCAAGGCATTCCTCAACAGGAACTCTCTCGACTGGATCTATAACAGACAAAGGCTCCAGGGACCTCTTTCTTCAATGTGTGGACAATACGTCCTTTATTATCTGCTACATCGGTGCCGGGGATGGTCCATGTCGAACATTGTGAAGCAGTTTACGGAGGACTTGACTTTTAATGACTTTCTCgtgaatgatttcattgaaaaattgactggtgttgattttgacatttatgatgTTAACTTTTTACAGACTCGTTTGACTTAGAagtcatattcattacattgttACTAGTTCTTGTGTTGACTTTCCAGTTGgtgttcaataaattttcaaacttgttcaattgaaaatacaaagcatgtgcgtctgtgttttttttttctctctcaaggATGATGGGtataaaggggggggggggaaggggagGGGCAATCAATCATACTCATTCATAACACAATCATACTTCGCTAGCTCACAAAGAGTATAGACGGACAAGatattggtttttcattttaaacaataacagtaaattttattttctcaaagttaacaaaatttaacaaggcaaaaaacatgaaacacaaCACTTTTTATTGCAAGTGTCTTTCAGTGTCCTTGGCAAACTTGTAATGTCCGAAGAAAAAACACATTTATAAATTGAAggaaattgaaatgattaactGCTTGCAGAACTAACTGTGGAACAAACTGCGGTGATCATGTCGTTGCACAAGACCATTCCATACATAGACAGACTGTCCGATAGAGCTTCAAAACATCTTTCAGGGTCTTCACTCCAGCGGTAGTACAACAACTCCAACAGGTCATCAAGATCAAGTAATCCAAGGGGGGCATTATGATCCAGGGTGATGTAACACAGTTCAGCCATGGCAAGAATAGACTTCTGCACAGCCAGCATGTTGATTCGTTTGGCAGCATCCGTAAAGTATTTGCTGATGACTTCCCGTTGACCTGCAGGGGTATCGCCATAGTACAGGCACTCATGGTCCCTCTGAGATGGGTAGTCTTCTCGGCACCCCTCACAGTTTTCGTTGATGATAGCATTGACTTGGTCCAGGATAAACTTGGcgtagacatattttgccactCTTCTTGCTACTTTCCTGTCCAAGTCATTTGGCATATCGCTGAACGAAGGCTCTGAAAAAGGGATGAAAGACGGGTCTGTGAGTACCAGGTCAATTGCACGTCAGTGTCTTGGCAGCCTCATCGATACTCTGCGCAATACTTTTCAATCGACTCCACTGATCCAAATTCAAATTGATGCCCTTCTTTGTCGGTATCAGTTCTCCAGTGTCAGGTTTCTTGAAGAATTCACGTATCCCCACGTACACATTTCCCTTGAACATCTGCACACTCACAATCCGAGCTGACGTCTCTGTGTCACGCAGAAGAAATCTGAATTGTCTCTCACCTGCTTGACTGGTGGTGCCAGGCTTGGAAGGTGGAGGGACCAAAGCAGCTGCTGATGGCTGACTGGACGGAGTCTTATGAGGCAGGGGCACTTCCTGAGAAGGCTCTGGCAAGTCAGGGCTCTTCCTCCCTGGAACATCAGCATACCTCTCATCTTGGTCAGAGACAGTGGGCATTGTCCAGACACTGGTGTTAGTCTTAACGTTGAAGTAATACGGCAGTTCTGCCTTCACTGAATAACACTTGCGCCATCCCTCTTCCAGTAGTCTTGGTGACAGTATTGGAGTTGCCATGGTTATGAAGAgttgagttgttgttgttgttgagggTGGGACTTCTAGAGCAAGACTGGCCCTTAGATGGCCCTCTCAGAACTTATATACCctcatttttgcatatattaagCAACTGACCAATCAGGAAAGCACATTGCTATCCCAATATCCCTTGCGGCATTTAAATGAACCAATGGGAGAGGCTGGTTAATGAGGCCCCCTAGCAtgtgaaaaaaagtaaaaaaagaccccctaacttccAAAGTGGTCTATACTGTATCCCTaactacttatatatatatatatatatatatatatacataatatatatatatatatatatatatatatatatatatatatatattgttacgtgcagaggatacgaacaaaagggtgaactcagcagttaacgtttaaacaaaatttattacgaaaataaaactaattgctaagttagggatagaatacaagctttaaagtgtacagactacttatctcagctgggacggcaaagctccagtctcagagttgtaacagtcagtcggatgaatgaacagtcctttggtttgcagcttgaagctacacaaagtccacagtataaatccagcgttgacagtgaaggtcttgaaaagtcttgagaatgactactgctggagtttagtaacacacagagacacgatcccaaaagtctggaagctgtgcacgtcccttttataaaggcatataagaacaatctagaacttttattgacatgctaattactgttctaaaattatctcccttacacaactaatcaactttccagaacattccaaacatgactaattgaattcaaggttgtgaggtcatcaagggcagtgaccttgagaatgttctagactaattgaactcaggtcatgatgagtgtgggggaaatgacctacataacacaccccctcttcaaaaaagaaaatttttcaaagaaaaatctttcttttacaaatgtaatcttgaaaaggatttaagtactcaaattttgttttactctaaagtaaagtttcttgaaagtgaacaacaataaaatttcttgaaagtgaacaacaataaactctaaatacgagagagacagtctgcaattaaattgtctctgcctttgatatgtctaatatcaagattaaactcctgtaacattaaactccatcttagcaatctctgatttttgcctttaaatttctgcagaaaaacaagagggttgtgatcaatataaaccactattggctgatttgaagaagtaacataaacttcaaaatgctgtaaagctaatatcaaagataaacactctttttcattgtaga contains the following coding sequences:
- the LOC139128445 gene encoding uncharacterized protein F54H12.2-like produces the protein MAFLHEHSCECTKSELDLFTVPPTQTSVEEGQWEEVHPLTHIVESGPIEFVISGSGEDYIDLSSTLLLIKAKITKVDGTNLGADAAVGPVNLWLHSLFSQVDVHLNGKMISNPSPTYPYRALLETLLNYGKEAKDTHIGSALFFKDYHLKMDEVDPTKEGGEVNKGLKNRYAFTSGSQVVDMVGPIHSDLFFQPKYLMNGVELRLKLNRSKNAFSLVSSAENPGFKAVVTEATLLIRKIKLSPSVQLGHAEALKQGPSKYPIHRCVMKVLSIPGGTMSFNKDHIFLGQLPKRVVLGLVDNDAFNGSYKKNPFNFKHYDMTSLVLNVSGKQVPSKPLKLDFTKAGGQSFIMAYYSLFTGTNKIGRDEGININRYEYDNGYTLFAFDLTPDLSADGGHLNLVKEGNLGIELQFRQALPNTVNLLVYGELDNIIEIDRDRNILFDY
- the LOC139128457 gene encoding activated RNA polymerase II transcriptional coactivator p15-like, whose amino-acid sequence is MATPILSPRLLEEGWRKCYSVKAELPYYFNVKTNTSVWTMPTVSDQDERYADVPGRKSPDLPEPSQEVPLPHKTPSSQPSAAALVPPPSKPGTTSQAGERQFRFLLRDTETSARIVSVQMFKGNVYVGIREFFKKPDTGELIPTKKGINLNLDQWSRLKSIAQSIDEAAKTLTCN